One Peromyscus leucopus breed LL Stock chromosome 6, UCI_PerLeu_2.1, whole genome shotgun sequence genomic region harbors:
- the Cd2 gene encoding T-cell surface antigen CD2 isoform X1 gives MRCELLASFLLLFSISSKGAVSADSGIIWGTLGHDINLTIPVIQVTEVDEVRWVKGGNLVAQFKRGTKPFSKSEAFKILADGSLHIKQLKRDDNGTYDVEVYDVDGKSKLQKAFRLSILERVSKPAITWECSNTTLTCEVKEGTGLELKLYRGKRLLASGHQKIIGHKWTTLSGPFKCNAKNKVSEESVTAVVSCSEKGLHFYLIVGAGAGGLLLVILGALSVFCICKRKKQNRRRKEEELEIKAPRMSTVERGPKLYSTPAAASQNPGASQAPPPPGHHLQTPGHRPLPPSHRTREHQQKKRPPPSSTQAHQQKGPPLPRPRVQPKPPCRGGEDAPLPPPN, from the exons ATGAGATGTGAATTGCTGGCTAGCTTCCTTCTGCTTTTCAGCATTTCCAGCAAAG GCGCAGTCTCCGCGGACAGCGGTATCATCTGGGGTACCCTGGGTCACGATATCAACTTGACCATCCCTGTCATCCAAGTGACTGAGGTTGATGAAGTGCGATGGGTAAAGGGGGGCAATCTGGTCGCACAGTTTAAAAGGGGGACGAAGCCTTTTTCAAAATCAGAAGCTTTTAAGATCTTAGCAGATGGAAGCCTGCACATCAAACAGCTGAAGAGAGATGATAATGGCACCTATGATGTGGAGGTGTATGATGTGGACGGGAAGAGTAAGCTGCAAAAAGCGTTCCGCTTGAGCATTCTGG AGAGGGTCTCAAAGCCAGCGATCACCTGGGAGTGTAGCAACACAACCCTGACCTGTGAGGTCAAGGAAGGAACAGGCCTTGAACTAAAGCTGTATCGAGGGAAGAGACTTCTCGCCAGCGGACATCAGAAGATCATAGGCCACAAATGGACCACCCTGAGTGGGCCGTTCAAGTGCAATGCGAAAAACAAGGTCAGCGAGGAATCCGTCACGGCAGTGGTCAGCTGTTCAG AGAAAGGTCTGCATTTCTATCTCATCGTGGGGGCTGGCGCAGGAGGCCTCCTCTTGGTGATCCTCGGAGCACTGTCTGTTTTCTGTATCTGCAAGAGGAAAAAGCAGAACAGGAGGAGAAAAG AAGAAGAGCTGGAGATAAAAGCCCCCCGAATGAGCACCGTGGAAAGAGGCCCGAAGCTGTACTCAACCCCAGCCGCAGCATCTCAGAATCCAGGAGCTTCCCAAGCTCCTCCTCCACCTGGCCATCATCTCCAGACACCTGGCCATCGTCCCTTGCCTCCAAGCCACCGTACCCGTGAGCACCAGCAGAAGAAGAGACCTCCTCCATCAAGCACACAGGCTCACCAACAGAAAGGTCCTCCCTTGCCCAGACCTCGAGTTCAACCAAAACCTCCCTGTCGGGGTGGAGAAGATGCTCCATTGCCGCCCCCTAATTAA
- the Cd2 gene encoding T-cell surface antigen CD2 isoform X2, giving the protein MRCELLASFLLLFSISSKGAVSADSGIIWGTLGHDINLTIPVIQVTEVDEVRWVKGGNLVAQFKRGTKPFSKSEAFKILADGSLHIKQLKRDDNGTYDVEVYDVDGKSKLQKAFRLSILERVSKPAITWECSNTTLTCEVKEGTGLELKLYRGKRLLASGHQKIIGHKWTTLSGPFKCNAKNKVSEESVTAVVSCSGVTWLRAGKEPPLEGSIVGSRRETLAGGNPTCSRERSAFLSHRGGWRRRPPLGDPRSTVCFLYLQEEKAEQEEKRRRAGDKSPPNEHRGKRPEAVLNPSRSISESRSFPSSSSTWPSSPDTWPSSLASKPPYP; this is encoded by the exons ATGAGATGTGAATTGCTGGCTAGCTTCCTTCTGCTTTTCAGCATTTCCAGCAAAG GCGCAGTCTCCGCGGACAGCGGTATCATCTGGGGTACCCTGGGTCACGATATCAACTTGACCATCCCTGTCATCCAAGTGACTGAGGTTGATGAAGTGCGATGGGTAAAGGGGGGCAATCTGGTCGCACAGTTTAAAAGGGGGACGAAGCCTTTTTCAAAATCAGAAGCTTTTAAGATCTTAGCAGATGGAAGCCTGCACATCAAACAGCTGAAGAGAGATGATAATGGCACCTATGATGTGGAGGTGTATGATGTGGACGGGAAGAGTAAGCTGCAAAAAGCGTTCCGCTTGAGCATTCTGG AGAGGGTCTCAAAGCCAGCGATCACCTGGGAGTGTAGCAACACAACCCTGACCTGTGAGGTCAAGGAAGGAACAGGCCTTGAACTAAAGCTGTATCGAGGGAAGAGACTTCTCGCCAGCGGACATCAGAAGATCATAGGCCACAAATGGACCACCCTGAGTGGGCCGTTCAAGTGCAATGCGAAAAACAAGGTCAGCGAGGAATCCGTCACGGCAGTGGTCAGCTGTTCAG GTGTGACCTGGCTTCGGGCAGGGAAGGAGCCTCCCCTGGAAGGAAGCATCGTGGGGTCGAGGAGGGAGACTCTTGCTGGAGGAAATCCGACTTGTTCGAG AGAAAGGTCTGCATTTCTATCTCATCGTGGGGGCTGGCGCAGGAGGCCTCCTCTTGGTGATCCTCGGAGCACTGTCTGTTTTCTGTATCTGCAAGAGGAAAAAGCAGAACAGGAGGAGAAAAG AAGAAGAGCTGGAGATAAAAGCCCCCCGAATGAGCACCGTGGAAAGAGGCCCGAAGCTGTACTCAACCCCAGCCGCAGCATCTCAGAATCCAGGAGCTTCCCAAGCTCCTCCTCCACCTGGCCATCATCTCCAGACACCTGGCCATCGTCCCTTGCCTCCAAGCCACCGTACCCGTGA